The sequence CGGCGTCATCGAGAGGATGATCGCCTCCAGGTGCCTCACCCGTCGAGGGTCGACGTCCGCCTGGTCCAGCATGCGCGTGTCGACACCCGGCATCATCTTCAGCAACCCCTTCAGGGGGCCCATCTTCTGGATCTGCTGGATCGAGGTCAGGAAGTCCGCGAGGTCGAACTCTCCCTTCCCCGCAAGCATCTTTTTCTGCAACCGCTCGGTCTCGCCGAGGTCGACCGTCTGCTGCGCGCGCTCCACGAGGCCGACGATGTCCCCCATCTGGAGGATCCGGCCGGCCATGCGCTCGGGATCGAAGACCGTGAGGTCCTCGGGCCGCTCGCCCGTTCCGACGAATCGGATCGGCACGCCGAGCACGCTGTAGATCGACAGCGCCGCGCCTCCACGGGCGTCGCCGTCCATCTTCGTGAGGACGACCCCCGTCAGCCCCACCGCGCCGTGGAACCCCTCGGCGATCCGCACCGCTTCCTGCCCCGTCATCCCGTCCGCCACGAGCAGGACCTGCTGCGGCTTCACGGCCGCCTTCACGCGGCGGAGTTCGTCCAGCAACTCCTCATCCGCCTGCAGCCGGCCGGCCATGTCGAGGAGCAGGTGCGTGACTCCGCTCCGCCTCGCCTCGTCCAGCGCGCCGCGGGCAAGGTCCGACATGTCCTCGCCGCTCGGCCGCGCCAGGACCGGGACGCCGATCCGCGCCGCCAGCGCCTCCAACTGCTCCGGAGCAGCCGGGCGGTAGGGATCGCACGCCACGAGCGCCGGCCGCCGGCCCTCCTTCGCCAGGCGCCCCCCCAGCTTCGCCGCCGTCGTGGTCTTCCCCGACCCCTGCAGGCCGACGAGCATGACCACCGTGGGCGGAACCGACGCCTCCGACTCCTCCGGCGCCGCCTCCCCCAGCAGGGCGACGAGTTCGTCGTGGACGATCTTCACGATCTGATCGCCCGGCCGGACCGACTTCAGCACATCCTCGCCGAGCGCGCGCTCCTTCACCTTCGCGAGGAAGTCGCGCGCGACCCGGAAGTTGACGTCCGCCTCGAGCAGGGCGCGCCGCACCTCGCGCAGCCCCTCGTCCAGCATCTTTTCCGTGATGACGCCGCGCTGGCGCAGTTTCTTCAGCGCACCGTCGAGCCGGTCACCAAGGCGTTCGAACATCCACCGTTCCAGGCATCAAAAAAACGCGATTGGAAGGTCTCCATTCGCGTCTCGAGAAGGCGCCGACCGCCCGCACCCGATCCGTATTGAGCCGCGCAGTTTAGGGACTTTCGCGACTTCAGGCAACGAATCCGGGCAACGAATTCAGGCGGCGGCCGCCGCGGACAGCGCAATCGTCTCGCGCCGGGCGGCGCCGACACCCACGAAGCGGATCGGCGTGGCGCAAACCTCCTCGATCCGGGCGAGGTAGCGGCGGGCGGGATCCGGGAGGTCGCCGAGGGTCCGGCACCCGGTCGTGTCCGTGTTCCAGCCCGCCCAGCGCTCGTACACCGGACGCACGCGGGCGAGATCCGCGACGGAGTCCGGGAACGAGGCGATCGGCGCCCCGTCGAGTTCGTAGCCGGTCGAGAGCCGGATCGTCTCGAACGTGTCGAGCACGTCCAGCTTCGTGACCGCGAGGCCGGTGAGGCCGTTCACGCCGGCCGCATAGCGGGCGACGCTGCCATCGAACCAGCCGGGGCGGCGGGGGCGGCCGGTGGTCGCGCCGAACTCGCCGCCGAGCTGCCGCAGGCGTTCGGCCTCCGCCTCCGGGAGTTCCGTCGGCAGCGGGCCTTCGCCCACGCGCGTGATGTAGGCCTTCACCACGCCGATCACCTCGTCGATCAGCGTGGGCCCGATCCCGACTCCGGAAGCGGCGCCGCCCGCCGTCGTCGTCGAGGAGGTGACGAACGGATACGTCCCGTGGTCGATGTCGAGGAGCGCCCCCTGCGCCCCCTCGAGCAGGACCCGCCCCCCCGAAGCGAGCCCGCCGCGGATCTCGTCCCCCGCGTCCGTCAACAGCGCCACCATCGTCGGGCGGACCGTCTCCAATTGCGACATCACCTCGTCCGCGTCCACGCGGCGCTCGTCGCCGAGTCCCGCCAGCGTGACGTTCGCGCGCACGGCCGCCCCCGCCACGATCTCGCGCGTGCGGTCCAGGTTGCGCAGATCGCCGACGCGGAGCCCCGTGCGGGAGATCTTGTCGCGGTACGCCGGACCGATTCCCCGCCCCGTCGTCCCGATCTTCTTCGAGCCCCGGCTGTCCTCCTGCGCCGCATCGAGCAGCCGGTGATAGGGGAGGACGAGATGCGCGCGCCGGCTCAGCCCCAGGCGCCCGTCGAGATCGATCCCGCGGTCCCGGAGCGCGTCCATCTCCCGCGCCAGCACCCACGGATCCACGACGACCCCGTTGCCGAGGAGGCAGCGCGTGTCCGGATTCAGGATCCCGGAGGGGATGAGGTGGAGGATGAACTCCTCCTCGTCCGCCCCCTCGCCCACGCGCACCGTGTGCCCCGCGTTCGCGCCCCCCTGATAGCGCGCCACGATCGTGGCCTGCTCCGCGAGCACGTCCACGATCTTCCCCTTCCCTTCGTCTCCCCACTGCGCCCCCACCACAACGACGCAACGCACCCTGTCACTAAACACGTGTCTCTTGTTTCCTCTCTACGCCGGATCGGGCTGTTGCGACATCGTTCGGATTGCGTCCATGACGGCGCGACAAATGGTCTCGACTCTGCCCCGGTCGCCGAGACCTATCGATGTACTCGGGGTTCCCGACCGGCTCCCCAGCGGCCGCGCGGACGCCGACATGGAGCGACCACAGGAGTTGAATCCGCATGAGGTCCGTGAGCGGCCGGCCGTTTCCCGCATCCGCCTGGCGGAGGGCCCCAAAGTAGCGATCTCGGTCCGTGCTCGGGATCACGATGGGAAGCAGGTCTTTGCGGAGCAGGATGTAGTTGGTGATCAGTCGCGCCGTGCGTCCGTTTCCGTCGTCGAAGGGATGGATGTTCGCGAACGACCAGTGCGATTCGGCCAGGAACTCGGGGAGCGGGTAATCCTTGCGCTCCAGATCGATCCGTAACCGGCGTACCCATTCCTCCATCCGCGCGGGCGTCTCCTCGGGTTCCGCGAACCGGTGAAGTTCCCCCGTGCGCGTCTTCACGTGGTTCGGCTGCGTCTTGTACTTCCCGGGCTCGATCCACTTGCGCGTCGTGTCACCGTCGGGGGTCTCGACCCACTTCCAGAAGGGTTCCTTGAGGAGAATTCGGTTCAGATCTCTGACGTCACCTTCCGTCAGGGGTTGTTCGTCGGTTGCGAGTCTGCGGACATGGCCGATCGCAACGTCGTGCGCCTTCATCTCCTCGTAGTCGCGAAGTGGATGAGAGCCCGCGGTCTGGTCGTGGATCAGGAGAAGCTCCGTCTCAGCGTAGGTGAGCGTGTTCCC comes from Candidatus Palauibacter soopunensis and encodes:
- the ffh gene encoding signal recognition particle protein; the encoded protein is MFERLGDRLDGALKKLRQRGVITEKMLDEGLREVRRALLEADVNFRVARDFLAKVKERALGEDVLKSVRPGDQIVKIVHDELVALLGEAAPEESEASVPPTVVMLVGLQGSGKTTTAAKLGGRLAKEGRRPALVACDPYRPAAPEQLEALAARIGVPVLARPSGEDMSDLARGALDEARRSGVTHLLLDMAGRLQADEELLDELRRVKAAVKPQQVLLVADGMTGQEAVRIAEGFHGAVGLTGVVLTKMDGDARGGAALSIYSVLGVPIRFVGTGERPEDLTVFDPERMAGRILQMGDIVGLVERAQQTVDLGETERLQKKMLAGKGEFDLADFLTSIQQIQKMGPLKGLLKMMPGVDTRMLDQADVDPRRVRHLEAIILSMTPEERRRPEILNGSRRARIAKGSGRPVHEVNRLLKQFREMRKMMKQMGKLMPRMMPGGPGDLGQLGKGLG
- a CDS encoding Fic family protein encodes the protein MNELDAAIAEWHRVREEIAPEDEERLWQKLRLEWNYNSNHIEGNTLTYAETELLLIHDQTAGSHPLRDYEEMKAHDVAIGHVRRLATDEQPLTEGDVRDLNRILLKEPFWKWVETPDGDTTRKWIEPGKYKTQPNHVKTRTGELHRFAEPEETPARMEEWVRRLRIDLERKDYPLPEFLAESHWSFANIHPFDDGNGRTARLITNYILLRKDLLPIVIPSTDRDRYFGALRQADAGNGRPLTDLMRIQLLWSLHVGVRAAAGEPVGNPEYIDRSRRPGQSRDHLSRRHGRNPNDVATARSGVERKQETRV
- a CDS encoding adenylosuccinate synthase, whose product is MRCVVVVGAQWGDEGKGKIVDVLAEQATIVARYQGGANAGHTVRVGEGADEEEFILHLIPSGILNPDTRCLLGNGVVVDPWVLAREMDALRDRGIDLDGRLGLSRRAHLVLPYHRLLDAAQEDSRGSKKIGTTGRGIGPAYRDKISRTGLRVGDLRNLDRTREIVAGAAVRANVTLAGLGDERRVDADEVMSQLETVRPTMVALLTDAGDEIRGGLASGGRVLLEGAQGALLDIDHGTYPFVTSSTTTAGGAASGVGIGPTLIDEVIGVVKAYITRVGEGPLPTELPEAEAERLRQLGGEFGATTGRPRRPGWFDGSVARYAAGVNGLTGLAVTKLDVLDTFETIRLSTGYELDGAPIASFPDSVADLARVRPVYERWAGWNTDTTGCRTLGDLPDPARRYLARIEEVCATPIRFVGVGAARRETIALSAAAAA